Proteins encoded in a region of the Drosophila teissieri strain GT53w chromosome 4, Prin_Dtei_1.1, whole genome shotgun sequence genome:
- the LOC122622915 gene encoding plexin-A2 isoform X2, translating into MNFVLSVLLIAILKDKYEHWLPSRAGCQTLAANIWSDKTTVQNEPINFTNANAPIKNDKNLNSTITNVATFDTTLNHLLVDTITGRVFVGGVNRLYQLSPDLELSETVKTGPQNDSVECSILDCPLNAVRSPTDNYNKVLLIDRATSRLIACGSLFQGTCTVRNLQNVSIIEHEVPDAVVANDANSSTVAFIAPGPPQHPVTNVMYVGVTYTNNSPYRSEIPAVASRSLEKTKMFQIASSAVTTGTRTFINSYARETYFVNYVYGFSSERFSYFLTTQLKHSHHSSPKEYITKLVRICQEDSNYYSYTEIPVECISDVQGGTKFNLVQAGYLGKPSSDLAQSLGISIQDDVLFAVFSKGDGNTPTNNSALCIYSLKSIRRKFMQNIKSCFNGNGMRGLDFISPSMPCVLTKLQTIGEDFCGLDVNSPLGGENPITSVPVAMFNTKLTSVAATSTSGYTVVFAGTSDGFLKKVVIESSSVANEYASFSVDLGSEINRDMQFDNQNLYMYVMSKTKVSKVKVFDCSDYKTCGDCLGARDPYCGWCSLENKCSPRSNCQDDANDPLYWVSYKTGKCTIITSVVPHQLQRTTARTLELIIDHLPQLKENLICAFTTEDKALFTNATKKRNGVNCTTPRTDMLPQIEQGKHHFTAKLSVRTRNGPDLVSTDFTFFDCSTHSSCTRCVSSEFPCDWCVEAHRCTHDTAENCRNDILVTGVSRIGPSYRSGPGFCPTINATGDGSEVLVAGGTSKSIKVKVHIIGQFIVQTRFVCQFNIEGRVTSLNAQLLGDTIYCDSMEFQYTSRSPNLTATFAVIWGGSKPLDNPHNIHVVIYRCREMADSCGICLALAEKYNCGWCSSTNTCEVEEQCNKNKEGKTDWLNRSEICPNPEIHTFEPKTGPWEGGTNITIRGINLGKNYNDIYSGVRIAGINCMPFPQFYIDTKQIVCTVDSPGEQMYRNGKIVVQIGDYRGESKEDYEFVDPKILDFNPKFGPTSGGTEIHITGKHLNAGSRIQASINDHLSCKILSTDSSQAICRTSPSPGIIEGRLKMSFDNGPREFNDYNFKYVLDPTIEHVSSGPSGQIKVPKGIPAGGIRISVTGTQFQSIQTPNIYVVYNGEMYVSPCRVQSDTEMECASPVVDVDSNIIEAERPILLEYGFLMDNVLRVQNLSKIHNNHFELYPNPEYFIFEERVKYFKSEYLTINGRNLDRACKESDVEVKIGNGFCNITSLSRQQLTCRPPSEATATKSINGPEVIVRIGASLEYRIGILSYESSNIILDWGENVIFAVIATIVILLLIFVALLVAYKKKSSESNRVLRNMQEQMDILELRVAAECKEAFAELQTEMTDLTGDLTSGGIPFLDYRSYAMKILFPNHEDHIVLQWERPELLRKEKGLRIFGQLIMNKTFLLLFIRTLESNRYFSMRERVNVASLIMVTLQSKLEYCTDILKTLLGDLIEKCIEGKSHPKLLLRRTESVAEKMLSAWFTFLLYKFLKECAGEPLYMLFRAVKGQVDKGPVDACTHEARYSLSEEKLIRQSIDFRPMNVYASIIQQPIFCNNLDMLPSHTENVSVKVLDCDTIGQVKEKCLETIYRNIPSSQRPRKDDLDLEWRTGATGRVILYDEDVTSKTESEWKKLNTLQHYNVPDGAGLSLVPKQSSIYNFSILSDKNEKSHNRAGSPLNNDMHENGLRYWHLVKHHDSDMQKEGERVNKLVSEIYLTRLLATKGTLQKFVDDLFETIFSTAHRGSALPLAIKYMFDFLDDQAQLHGITDPEVVHTWKSNSLPLRFWVNLIKNPNFVFDIHKSNIVDSCLSVVAQTFMDSCSTSDHRLGKDSPSSKLLYAKDIPEYRKWVDRYYRDIRDMSPISDQDMNAMLAEESRLHTTEFNTNCALHELYTYAVKYNEQLTVTLEEDEFSQKQRLAFKLEQVHNIMSAE; encoded by the exons ATGAATTTTGTTCTTAGTGTGTTGTTAATAGCAATTCTTAAAGATAAATATGAACACTGGCTGCCATCAAGGGCAGGTTGTCAAACCCTGGCAGCAAATATATGGTCTGACAAAACGACTGTGCAAAATGAGCCCATCAATTTTACTAATGCAAATGCGCCGATAAAAAATGATAAGAATCTAAATTCTACCATTACAAACGTAGCTACGTTTGACACTACATTGAATCACCTGTTAGTGGACACCATTACTGGACGAGTCTTTGTTGGTGGTGTTAACAGGTTGTATCAATTGTCGCCTGATTTGGAGCTTTCCGAAACTGTAAAAACGGGGCCTCAAAATGATTCCGTTGAGTGTAGCATCCTTGATTGTCCATTAAATGCCGTTCGCAGTCCAACGGACAATTATAATAAGGTCTTGCTCATTGATCGTGCAACTTCTAGACTTATTGCATGCGGATCACTATTCCAGGGTACATGCACAGTTCGTAATCTTCAAAATGTCAGCATAATTGAGCATGAAGTTCCTGATGCTGTTGTGGCAAATGATGCCAACTCCTCAACCGTAGCATTTATAGCGCCGGGACCTCCCCAACACCCGGTGACAAATGTGATGTACGTCGGAGTTACTTACACAAATAATTCACCGTACCGAAGTGAAATACCAGCAGTTGCATCGCGCTCCCTTGAAAAGACGAAAATGTTTCAGATTGCTTCTTCGGCAGTTACAACTGGAACGAGaacttttataaattcataCGCACGTGAAACATATTTTGTAAACTATGTTTATGGATTCAGTTCTGAGCGATTTTCTTACTTTCTGACAACACAATTAAAGCACAGTCACCACTCTTCTCCTAAAGAGTACATAACGAAACTCGTACGAATATGTCAGGAAGACTCAAACTATTATTCTTATACTGAAATACCAGTCGAATGTATAAGTGATGTTCAAGGCGGTACTAAATTCAACTTGGTTCAGGCTGGATATTTAGGAAAACCTAGCTCAGACCTGGCTCAAAGCCTAGGTATATCTATTCAGGATGATGTCCTCTTTGCTGTTTTTTCAAAAGGAGATGGGAACACACCAACGAACAATTCTGCACTTTGCATTTACTCATTAAAATCTATTCGTcgtaaatttatgcaaaacataaaatcCTGTTTTAACGGGAATGGGATGAGAGGCCTGGACTTTATATCTCCCAGCATGCCATGTGTGCTTACG AAACTACAAACCATTGGAGAGGACTTTTGTGGACTAGATGTCAACTCACCTTTAGGAGGAGAAAATCCGATTACTTCAGTACCGGTGGCCATGTTTAACACCAAGCTAACTTCAGTTGCTGCTACGAGTACAAGCGGTTATACCGTTGTCTTCGCAGGGACCAGCGATGGATTCCTCAAGAAAGTTGTAATCGAGTCTTCATCTGTTGCCAACGAGTATGCCAGTTTTTCTGTGGACTTAGGGTCCGAAATTAATCGGGATATGCAGTTTGACAACCAAAACCTTTATATGTATGTCATGTCCAAAACAAAAGTATCAAAGGTTAAAGTATTTGATTGCTCTGATTACAAGACATGTGGAGATTGCTTGGGTGCTAGAGATCCATATTGTGGCTGGTGCTCCTTGGAAAACAAATGTAGCCCACGTTCCAATTGTCAGGACGACGCTAATGATCCTCTGTATTGGGTCAGCTATAAAACAGGAAAGTGCACAATAATAACAAGTGTTGTGCCACACCAGCTACAACGTACTACAGCTCGAACCTTAGAGCTCATCATAGATCATTTGCCTCAGCTAAAAGAGAATTTAATTTGTGCTTTTACTACAGAGGATAAAGCCCTTTTCActaatgcaacaaaaaaacgaaatgggGTAAACTGCACGACACCGCGAACGGATATGCTACCACAAATTGAACAGGGAAAACATCACTTTACTGCCAAACTATCTGTGCGGACTAGAAATGGACCAGACTTAGTGTCCACGGACTTTACTTTCTTTGATTGCAGTACACACTCTTCATGTACACGTTGTGTGTCCTCGGAGTTTCCATGTGATTGGTGTGTTGAAGCTCACAGATGCACACACGACACAGCTGAAAATTGTCGCAACGATATTTTAGTAACAGGCGTTAGCCGTATAGGTCCTAGTTACAGATCAGGTCCTGGATTTTGTCCAACGATCAACGCTACCGGAGATGGAAGTGAAGTACTTGTCGCTGGTGGTACAAGCAAATCTATTAAAGTAAAAGTTCATATTATTGGCCAATTTATAGTTCAAACGAGATTCGTATGTCAATTTAATATTGAGGGACGTGTAACGAGTTTAAACGCTCAGTTGTTAGGTGACACCATTTACTGCGATAGCATGGAATTTCAGTACACTTCTAGATCGCCAAATTTGACAGCAACTTTTGCTGTTATATGGGGTGGATCCAAGCCACTTGACAATCCTCATAATATACATG TTGTAATATATCGATGTCGAGAAATGGCCGACAGCTGTGGAATATGTTTGGCCCTAGCTGAAAAGTATAATTGCGGATGGTGTTCGTCTACTAATACATGCGAAGTTGAAGAACAatgtaacaaaaacaaagagggGAAAACAGATTGGCTAAATCGAAGCGAAATTTGCCCAAACCCTGAAATTCATACATTCGAACCAAAAACAGGTCCCTGGGAAGGAGGAACAAATATAACAATACGAGGAATTAATTTAGGCAAAAACTATAATGATATTTATTCAGGAGTTCGAATTGCTGGTATAAATTGTATGCCATTTCCTCAATTTTATATTGACACAAAGCAAATAGTATGTACTGTGGATAGTCCTGGGGAACAGATGTATAGAAATGGCAAAATAGTTGTACAAATAGGGGACTATCGTGGTGAGTCTAAAGAGGACTACGAGTTCGTTGACCCGAAAATTTTGGATTTTAATCCAAAGTTTGGTCCAACTTCAGGTGGAACTGAAATACATATAACTGGAAAGCACTTAAATGCCGGCTCTCGCATACAGGCATCCATAAACGATCACTTATCTTGTAAAATACTGAGCACAGATTCATCTCAAGCAATATGTCGCACATCTCCTTCCCCTGGTATCATTGAAGGAAGACTCAAAATGTCTTTTGATAATGGGCCCCGTGAGTTTAAtgattacaattttaaatatgttttggaTCCTACAATTGAACACGTTAGTTCTGGACCAAGTGGGCAAATAAAAGTACCAAAGGGAATACCAGCAGGCGGCATTCGAATTTCTGTAACTGGTACCCAATTTCAAAGTATACAAACTCCTAACATTTATGTGGTGTACAATGGAGAGATGTATGTAAGCCCATGTCGGGTCCAATCAGATACGGAAATGGAATGTGCATCTCCAGTTGTTGATGTGGACAGCAATATTATTGAAGCGGAAAGGCCAATTCTTCTTGAATATGGGTTCCTAATGGACAATGTATTGCGTGTTCAAAATTTATCTAAGATTCATAACAACCATTTTGAGCTTTATCCAAATCCGGAGTACTTCATATTCGAAGAAAGAGTTAAGTACTTTAAGAGTGAATACCTAACCATTAATGGTCGAAATTTGGATCGCGCTTGCAAAGAAAGTGATGTAGAAGTAAAAATAGGAAATGGATTTTGCAATATTACATCGCTTTCAAGACAACAGCTAACATGTAGGCCCCCTTCTGAAGCAACCGCAACAAAAAGCATCAATGGTCCTGAAGTTATTGTTCGCATTGGAGCTTCGCTAGAGTATCGTATAGGTATACTTAGCTACGAATCGTCTAACATCATTTTGGATTGGGgagaaaatgtaattttcgcTGTAATAGCCACAATTGTAATCTTACTGCTAATTTTTGTCGCTTTGCTTGTTgcatataaaaagaaaagttcGGAATCAAACAGAGTTCTTCGAAACATGCAAGAGCAGATGGACATACTGGAGTTACGCGTCGCAGCTGAATGTAAAGAGGCGTTTGCCGAACTTCAAACCGAGATGACCGATCTTACAGGCGATCTTACATCTGGAGGTATTCCATTTTTAGATTATCGGTCATATGCAATGAAGATTCTTTTTCCCAATCATGAAGATCACATTGTACTGCAATGGGAACGTCCTGAACTTCTTCGGAAAGAAAAGGGCTTGCGCATTTTTGGACAACTTATCATGAATAAAACCTTTCTGCTACTTTTTATTCGAACCTTAGAGTCAAACCGATATTTCTCAATGCGAGAACGAGTTAATGTGGCCTCCTTAATAATGGTAACTCTGCAATCCAAATTAGAATATTGTACagatatattaaaaactttattgGGAGACTTGATTGAAAAATGTATAGAAGGAAAGAGTCATCCAAAGCTCTTACTACGACGAACTGAAAGTGTGGcagaaaaaatgttaagtGCTTGGTTTACTTTCCTTCTTTACAAGTTTTTAAAGGAATGTGCTGGCGAGCCTTTATATATGCTTTTCCGAGCTGTAAAGGGACAAGTAGACAAGGGTCCTGTAGATGCTTGCACACATGAGGCAAGATACTCCCTAAGTGAAGAAAAACTTATTCGACAGTCTATTGATTTCCGACCAATGAACGTTTACGCAAGTATTATACAGCAGCCAATATTTTGCAACAACTTGGACATGTTACCTTCTCACACCGAAAACGTATCGGTTAAGGTATTGGATTGCGATACAATTGGAcaagtaaaagaaaaatgtttggaaacaatTTATAGAAACATTCCATCAAGCCAAAGACCTCGCAAGGATGACTTAGATTTAG aatGGAGAACAGGAGCTACTGGGCGAGTAATTCTGTACGATGAGGACGTAACATCAAAAACAGAGAGCGAATGGAAAAAACTAAACACTTTGCAGCATTATAATGTTCCAGATGGAGCTGGGCTGAGCTTAGTACCAAAGCAAAGTTCGATTTATAACTTTAGTATTTTGTCggacaaaaatgaaaaatcgcACAA CCGCGCCGGAAGTCCTCTTAACAATGATATGCATGAAAATGGTCTGAGATACTGGCATCTAGTGAAACACCATGATAGTGATATGCAAAAAGAAGGGGAACGGGTTAACAAATTGGTGTCAGAGATTTACTTAACCAGGCTATTGGCTACTAAAGGAACACTTCAGAAATTTGTAGATGATCTctttgaaacaatatttaGCACCGCTCATCGTGGATCGGCACTGCCATTAGCTATAAAGTACATGTTTGATTTTCTTGACGATCAAGCTCAGTTGCATGGAATAACTGATCCAGAAGTTGTGCACACTTGGAAAAGTAACAGCTTACCATTGCG gTTTTGGGtgaacttaattaaaaatcctaattttgtttttgacaTCCATAAGTCAAACATAGTGGACTCCTGTCTGTCAGTAGTAGCTCAAACATTTATGGACTCTTGTTCAACTTCTGATCATCGATTGG GTAAAGACTCACCAAGTTCGAAACTTCTTTATGCAAAAGATATACCAGAGTATCGAAAATGGGTAGATCGCTATTATAGAGACATTCGGGATATGTCCCCCATTTCAGATCAGGACATGAACGCCATGCTTGCAGAAGAGTCAAGG ttgcACACAACagaatttaatacaaattgtgCTTTACATGAGCTATACACATATGCTGTGAAGTACAATGAACAGCTAACCGTTACCCTAGAAGAAGATGAATTTTCGCAAAAGCAGCGATTGGCCTTTAAATTGGAGCAAGTTCACAACATAATGTCGGCAGAATAA